One region of Jatrophihabitans cynanchi genomic DNA includes:
- a CDS encoding proline--tRNA ligase: MLKLSTLFLRTLRDDPADAEVPSHKLLVRAGYVRRVAPGIYSWLPLGLAVLGKVEQIVREEMNGIGAQEVHFPALIPREIFEVSGRWTDYGEGIFRLRDRKDADYLLAPTHEELFTLLVKGEYSSYKDYPLALYQIQTKYRDEARPRAGILRGREFIMKDSYSFDTSGDGLAASYRAHRDAYERIFTRLGFDYRIVFAVSGAMGGSASEEFLAPTPSGEDTFVQCSNCDYAANTEAVEIAAPETHSANEYPPAQVYDTPDTPTIETLVHCFNSLGLGREFTAADTLKNVVLRTRAPGADRWDLLVVGVPGDRDVDLKRLGGQLEPVEVEQAGPDDLATVPELVKGYIGPQQLAEWKVRYLVDPLVVEGSSWITGANEPGKHAANVVRGRDFVPAGEIGAVEIRDGDRCAKCGAPLQIARGIELGHVFQLGEKYARAFDLTALGPDGKPLRVTMGSYGIGITRAVAALAEQTHDEKGLCWPRSIAPADVHIVATGKDEAVFEASGRIADGLAALGVQVLYDDRRGVSPGVKFKDAELLGVPTIVIVGKGLADGVVELRDRHSDARQDVPLDQAVATISAACRS, encoded by the coding sequence GTGCTGAAGCTCTCCACGCTGTTCCTGCGGACCCTGCGCGACGACCCGGCCGACGCCGAGGTGCCGAGCCACAAACTGCTGGTCCGTGCCGGTTACGTGCGCCGGGTCGCGCCCGGCATCTACTCGTGGCTGCCGTTGGGCCTGGCGGTGCTGGGCAAGGTCGAGCAGATCGTCCGCGAGGAGATGAACGGCATCGGCGCGCAGGAGGTGCACTTCCCGGCGCTGATCCCGCGTGAGATCTTCGAGGTCAGCGGCCGCTGGACCGACTACGGCGAGGGCATCTTCCGACTGCGCGACCGCAAGGACGCGGACTATCTGCTCGCGCCCACGCACGAAGAGCTGTTCACCCTGCTGGTGAAGGGCGAGTACTCCTCGTACAAGGACTATCCGCTGGCGCTGTACCAGATCCAGACGAAGTACCGCGACGAAGCGCGTCCGCGCGCCGGGATCCTGCGCGGCCGCGAGTTCATCATGAAGGACTCCTACTCCTTCGACACCTCCGGCGACGGGCTGGCCGCGTCGTATCGGGCGCACCGCGACGCGTACGAGCGGATCTTCACCAGGCTCGGCTTCGACTACCGCATCGTCTTCGCGGTCTCCGGCGCGATGGGGGGCTCCGCGTCCGAGGAGTTCCTCGCCCCGACGCCGTCCGGCGAGGACACCTTCGTGCAGTGCAGCAACTGCGACTACGCGGCGAACACCGAGGCCGTCGAGATCGCGGCGCCCGAAACGCACAGCGCGAACGAGTACCCGCCGGCTCAGGTGTACGACACGCCGGACACCCCGACGATCGAGACGCTGGTCCACTGCTTCAACTCCCTCGGCCTGGGACGTGAGTTCACCGCCGCGGACACGCTGAAGAACGTGGTGCTGCGGACCCGGGCGCCAGGCGCCGACAGGTGGGATCTGCTCGTGGTGGGCGTGCCGGGTGACCGCGACGTCGACCTCAAGCGACTCGGCGGCCAGCTGGAACCGGTCGAGGTGGAGCAGGCCGGCCCGGACGACCTGGCCACGGTGCCCGAGCTGGTGAAGGGCTACATCGGCCCGCAGCAGTTGGCCGAATGGAAGGTCCGGTACCTGGTCGACCCGCTCGTCGTCGAGGGCAGCTCGTGGATCACCGGCGCCAACGAGCCGGGCAAGCACGCGGCGAACGTGGTGCGCGGCCGCGACTTCGTCCCGGCCGGTGAGATCGGTGCGGTCGAGATCCGCGACGGCGACCGGTGCGCGAAGTGCGGCGCGCCGCTGCAGATCGCGCGCGGCATCGAGCTCGGGCACGTGTTCCAGCTCGGCGAGAAGTATGCCCGGGCCTTCGACCTGACGGCACTCGGCCCGGACGGCAAACCACTGCGCGTGACCATGGGCTCGTACGGGATCGGTATCACCCGGGCCGTCGCCGCGCTGGCCGAGCAGACGCATGACGAGAAGGGGTTGTGCTGGCCGCGCTCGATCGCGCCGGCCGACGTCCACATCGTCGCGACCGGCAAGGACGAGGCGGTGTTCGAGGCATCCGGCCGGATCGCCGACGGGCTCGCTGCGCTGGGAGTGCAGGTGCTCTACGACGACCGGCGGGGCGTCTCGCCGGGCGTGAAGTTCAAGGACGCCGAGCTGCTCGGCGTGCCCACGATCGTGATCGTCGGCAAGGGGCTGGCCGACGGTGTGGTCGAACTGCGCGACCGGCACAGCGACGCGCGCCAGGACGTCCCGCTCGATCAGGCGGTGGCCACGATCTCGGCGGCGTGCCGCTCGTGA
- a CDS encoding serine protein kinase RIO has product MPVQLSDVPEFIEPNYSSWDGATHGPVPRPDWVIPDLAAIDTELGVLKTGKEADVHLVRRTAPDGRESILAAKRFRTAEHRMFHRDAGYTEGRRVRRSRETRAMAHRTTYGRELLAAQWAAAEFAALSRLWQAGAPVPYPVQLAGTEVMLEFLGTPDGVAAPRLAQCRPGAAELADLFEQCVAAMRLLARAGLAHGDLSPYNLLVHDGRLVLIDLPQVVDLIANPQGAEYLRRDCQNVCAWFMRRGLVSAEFEYLFGDLMAEAVAAW; this is encoded by the coding sequence TTGCCAGTGCAGCTGTCCGACGTACCTGAATTCATCGAACCGAACTACTCCAGTTGGGACGGCGCCACCCACGGCCCGGTCCCCCGCCCCGACTGGGTGATCCCCGACCTGGCCGCGATCGACACCGAACTCGGCGTCCTCAAGACCGGCAAGGAGGCCGACGTCCACCTCGTCCGGCGCACCGCGCCGGACGGGCGCGAGTCGATCCTGGCGGCCAAGCGCTTCCGCACCGCCGAGCACCGCATGTTCCACCGCGACGCCGGGTACACCGAGGGCCGGCGGGTACGGCGCAGCCGCGAAACCCGCGCGATGGCCCACCGCACCACGTACGGACGGGAGCTGCTGGCCGCCCAGTGGGCCGCGGCCGAGTTCGCCGCGCTCAGCCGCCTCTGGCAGGCGGGCGCCCCCGTGCCGTACCCGGTCCAGCTCGCCGGCACCGAGGTCATGCTCGAGTTCCTGGGCACGCCGGACGGCGTTGCCGCGCCGCGCCTGGCGCAGTGCCGGCCCGGCGCGGCCGAGCTGGCCGACCTGTTCGAGCAGTGCGTCGCGGCGATGCGGCTGCTCGCCCGCGCCGGGCTGGCGCACGGCGACCTGTCGCCGTACAACCTGCTGGTGCACGACGGCCGGCTGGTGCTGATCGACCTGCCGCAGGTCGTCGACCTGATCGCCAACCCGCAGGGGGCGGAGTACCTGCGACGCGACTGCCAGAACGTGTGCGCCTGGTTCATGCGTCGCGGCCTGGTCAGCGCCGAGTTCGAGTACCTGTTCGGCGACCTGATGGCCGAAGCCGTCGCCGCCTGGTGA
- a CDS encoding mycothione reductase, translating to MTHYDLVIVGSGSGNSLVGPDFDDWQIAVVEEGTFGGTCLNVGCIPTKMFVYPADLAEAARTSGRLGVDASLERVRWADIRDRIFGRIDPISAGGREYRAHGEPNTTLYEAHAQFTGPRELRLSTGQSITADRIVLATGSRPVIPDAITDSGVPFHTSDTVMRIDEVPARVAILGGGYISAEFAHVFGAFGAQVSVIARSAPLLRHLDLDLAERFTSLAEERWDVRLNAIVTGASKTADGIALELSDGSSLEVDLLLVATGRRPNSDRLNLAAAGVAVHPDGRIVVDAQQRTTADAIWALGDASSEHQLKHVANHEARVVAHNLAHPDAPIESDHRVVPAAVFTHPQLASVGLTEAQAAASGRRFVTALRGYGSTAYGWAMEDNSSVCKLIADPATGQLLGAHLMGEQAATLVQPLIQAMSFGLGVREMARGQYWIHPALTEVVENTLLALELDQS from the coding sequence GTGACGCACTACGACCTCGTGATCGTCGGTTCCGGCTCGGGCAACTCGCTGGTCGGGCCGGACTTCGACGACTGGCAGATCGCGGTCGTGGAGGAGGGCACCTTCGGCGGGACGTGCCTGAACGTCGGCTGCATCCCGACCAAGATGTTCGTCTACCCCGCCGACCTCGCCGAGGCGGCGCGCACGTCGGGGCGCCTCGGCGTCGACGCCTCGCTCGAGCGGGTGCGCTGGGCCGACATCCGCGACCGGATCTTCGGCCGCATCGACCCGATCTCCGCCGGCGGCCGCGAGTACCGCGCGCACGGCGAACCGAACACCACGCTGTACGAGGCGCACGCGCAGTTCACCGGACCGCGCGAACTACGGCTGTCCACCGGCCAGAGCATCACCGCCGACCGGATCGTGCTGGCGACCGGCTCGCGCCCGGTGATCCCGGACGCGATCACCGACAGCGGGGTCCCGTTCCACACGTCCGACACGGTGATGCGGATCGACGAGGTGCCGGCGCGGGTGGCGATCCTCGGCGGCGGCTACATCTCGGCCGAGTTCGCGCATGTCTTCGGCGCGTTCGGTGCCCAGGTGAGCGTGATCGCGCGCAGCGCTCCGCTGCTGCGGCACCTGGACCTGGACCTCGCCGAACGGTTCACGTCCCTCGCCGAAGAGCGCTGGGACGTGCGGCTGAACGCGATCGTCACCGGTGCGTCGAAGACCGCCGACGGCATCGCGCTCGAACTCAGCGACGGCTCGAGCCTCGAGGTGGACCTGCTGCTCGTCGCCACCGGCCGGCGGCCCAACTCCGACCGGCTGAATCTCGCGGCCGCAGGTGTAGCCGTGCACCCCGACGGGCGCATCGTCGTCGACGCGCAGCAGCGCACCACGGCCGACGCAATCTGGGCGCTGGGCGACGCGAGCAGCGAGCACCAGCTCAAGCACGTCGCCAACCACGAGGCCCGGGTGGTGGCGCACAACCTGGCGCACCCGGACGCGCCGATCGAGTCCGACCACCGGGTCGTGCCGGCCGCGGTGTTCACCCACCCGCAGCTCGCCTCGGTCGGGTTGACCGAGGCGCAGGCCGCCGCATCCGGACGCCGGTTCGTCACCGCGCTGCGCGGCTACGGCAGCACCGCGTACGGCTGGGCGATGGAGGACAACTCGAGCGTCTGCAAGCTGATCGCGGACCCGGCGACCGGCCAGCTGCTCGGCGCGCACCTGATGGGCGAGCAGGCCGCCACGCTCGTCCAGCCGCTGATCCAGGCGATGAGCTTCGGTCTCGGCGTGCGCGAGATGGCGCGCGGCCAGTACTGGATCCACCCGGCACTGACCGAGGTGGTCGAGAACACCCTGCTCGCGCTGGAGCTGGATCAGAGCTGA
- a CDS encoding VOC family protein: MVDVFTELRAGTVPVRPDPEFATALRARLERALALPRGVVPMTTVSEPQTAAGPRGAAVPYLAVRDARSAIDWYVEAFGASVVGEPIAMPDGRIGHAELGLADGVIYLADEYPELGVVAPQAGASVSLMLAVPDADEVRARAMAAGASGDRVPYDAHGTRTAWIVDPFGHRWGLTSPLTPAPSVRDGDVVYVSLWVPDPDRAAAFYSDVAGWDVSTDGGRYRILDASPHVGLFGRPGRPDLFCCYAVGDIRAAVQRVRAAGGQAGELSREPHGVVAECVDDQGTEFALWQIEAGTDRPEPNGRQPGDLSYLTLEVVDSARARAFYGAVLGWTFAPGRIEDGWQVEGVAPMTGLSGGHPHPTAVPMWRVEDVRVAVDRVRALGGTATDPERQPYGETSECADDQGSRFYLGQL; this comes from the coding sequence GTGGTTGACGTCTTCACCGAACTGCGCGCCGGGACCGTCCCGGTGCGGCCCGACCCCGAGTTCGCCACGGCGTTGCGCGCGCGGCTGGAGCGCGCGCTCGCCCTGCCGAGAGGAGTAGTGCCGATGACCACAGTCAGTGAACCGCAGACCGCCGCCGGACCCCGTGGCGCCGCCGTGCCGTACCTGGCCGTGCGCGACGCGAGGAGTGCGATCGACTGGTACGTCGAGGCCTTCGGTGCCTCCGTCGTCGGCGAGCCGATCGCCATGCCGGACGGGCGGATCGGCCACGCCGAACTCGGCCTGGCCGACGGGGTGATCTACCTGGCGGACGAGTACCCCGAGCTCGGCGTGGTCGCACCGCAGGCAGGCGCTTCGGTGAGCCTGATGCTCGCCGTGCCCGACGCCGACGAGGTGCGGGCCCGCGCGATGGCGGCGGGTGCGTCCGGCGACCGGGTGCCGTACGACGCGCACGGCACCCGCACCGCGTGGATCGTGGACCCGTTCGGGCACCGCTGGGGGCTCACCTCGCCGCTGACCCCCGCCCCGTCGGTCCGGGACGGCGACGTCGTCTACGTCTCGCTGTGGGTCCCGGACCCGGATCGCGCAGCCGCGTTCTACTCCGACGTCGCCGGCTGGGACGTCAGCACGGACGGCGGCCGGTACCGCATCTTGGACGCCTCGCCGCACGTGGGGCTGTTCGGCCGGCCCGGGCGCCCGGACCTGTTCTGCTGCTACGCGGTGGGCGACATCCGCGCTGCAGTGCAGCGGGTGCGCGCGGCCGGCGGGCAAGCCGGTGAACTGAGCCGCGAGCCGCACGGCGTGGTTGCCGAATGCGTCGACGACCAGGGCACCGAGTTCGCGCTCTGGCAGATCGAGGCCGGCACGGACCGTCCCGAACCGAACGGCCGGCAGCCCGGCGACCTGTCCTACCTGACCCTCGAGGTGGTCGACTCGGCGCGGGCGCGCGCGTTCTACGGCGCGGTTCTCGGCTGGACGTTCGCGCCCGGGCGCATCGAGGACGGCTGGCAGGTCGAGGGCGTCGCGCCGATGACCGGGCTCTCCGGCGGTCACCCGCACCCGACCGCCGTGCCGATGTGGCGGGTGGAGGATGTCCGCGTCGCGGTCGATCGGGTGCGTGCGCTCGGCGGGACCGCGACGGACCCCGAGCGCCAGCCGTACGGCGAGACCAGCGAGTGCGCCGACGACCAGGGCTCGCGCTTCTACCTCGGTCAGCTCTGA
- a CDS encoding RNA polymerase sigma factor — MGEADTAAGGDARAALLAAYDAALPEVYGYLLARCGRREVAEELTSETFLAAADAVRRTPPPRVAVPWLIGVARHKLVDHWRREARELRNLHAVAGEPEPAEVAPGDPEHLDALRSQQTLAALAPQHRLALTLRYVDDLPVARVAELLGRTPGATEALLTRAKQAFRAAYCTASGAAPGETGKGGERRG, encoded by the coding sequence ATGGGCGAGGCGGACACGGCCGCGGGCGGCGACGCGCGTGCCGCCCTGCTCGCCGCGTACGACGCCGCGCTGCCGGAGGTCTACGGCTACCTGCTGGCGCGCTGCGGCCGGCGCGAGGTCGCCGAGGAGCTCACGTCGGAGACGTTCCTCGCCGCTGCAGACGCGGTGCGCCGCACCCCGCCGCCGCGGGTCGCGGTGCCGTGGCTGATCGGCGTCGCACGGCACAAGCTCGTCGACCACTGGCGCCGCGAGGCGCGCGAGCTGCGCAACCTGCACGCGGTGGCCGGCGAACCCGAACCGGCCGAGGTGGCGCCGGGTGACCCGGAACACCTGGACGCGCTGCGCTCGCAGCAGACCCTGGCCGCGCTCGCGCCGCAGCACCGGCTCGCTCTCACGCTGCGCTACGTCGACGACCTGCCCGTCGCCCGGGTGGCCGAGCTGCTCGGCCGCACGCCGGGCGCGACCGAGGCGCTGCTGACCAGGGCCAAGCAGGCGTTCCGGGCCGCGTACTGCACCGCGAGCGGAGCCGCCCCCGGTGAGACCGGGAAAGGGGGCGAGCGCCGTGGTTGA
- a CDS encoding DUF4032 domain-containing protein, giving the protein MGTYRLTTLGTNTELLSLPLDRPLIEWDDDRLVHVPRGISRHVVRFVQLGADVFAVKEATDRFVLREHQLLRALAEGSVPVVDAFGTVVERRDDGGGELPGLLLTRHLAFSQPYRSLFGGRGLPQLHLRLLDSLAGLFVRLHLAGFYWGDCSLSNTLFRRDAGALAAYLVDAETGELHPSLSDGQRAHDLTIATENIAGEMLDLQAGGRLDPSIDPVESALELTPRYERLWDELTRDEVIGRDESYRIEGRIKRLNSLGFDVAQVAISTEEDGRRLRFDTQVVEPGHHQRRVFALTGLRVQENEARALLSDLARFRAKWVEGVGHDVPEELAARRWLVEKFDATLELVPAELRDKLPDAELFHEISEHRWFLSESVGHDVGRAAAVSSYVDTVLRFLPDSRVDLSSGPPTEEFEPIFD; this is encoded by the coding sequence GTGGGCACGTACCGACTCACCACGCTGGGGACGAACACCGAACTGCTCTCCCTGCCCCTGGACCGTCCCCTGATCGAGTGGGACGACGACCGTCTCGTGCACGTGCCGCGCGGCATCTCGCGGCACGTGGTGCGCTTCGTCCAGCTCGGCGCGGACGTGTTCGCCGTGAAGGAGGCGACCGACCGGTTCGTGTTGCGCGAGCACCAGTTGCTGCGCGCGCTGGCCGAGGGCTCCGTCCCGGTGGTCGACGCCTTCGGCACCGTGGTCGAGCGCCGCGACGACGGCGGCGGCGAGCTGCCCGGCCTGTTGCTCACCCGGCACCTGGCGTTCTCGCAGCCCTACCGCTCGCTGTTCGGTGGTCGCGGACTGCCACAGCTCCACCTGCGGCTGCTGGACTCGCTGGCCGGGTTGTTCGTGCGGCTGCACCTGGCCGGCTTCTACTGGGGTGACTGCTCGCTGTCGAACACGCTGTTCCGGCGCGACGCCGGCGCCCTGGCCGCTTACCTCGTCGACGCCGAGACGGGCGAGCTGCACCCGAGCCTGTCGGACGGGCAGCGCGCGCACGACCTCACGATCGCGACCGAGAACATCGCCGGCGAGATGCTCGACCTGCAGGCCGGTGGGCGGCTCGACCCTTCGATCGACCCGGTCGAGTCGGCGCTGGAACTGACCCCGCGCTACGAGCGGCTGTGGGACGAGCTGACCCGCGACGAGGTGATCGGCAGGGACGAGAGCTACCGGATCGAGGGCCGGATCAAGCGGTTGAACAGCCTCGGCTTCGATGTGGCGCAGGTGGCGATCAGTACCGAGGAGGACGGCCGCCGGCTGCGCTTCGACACCCAGGTGGTCGAGCCCGGGCACCACCAGCGCCGGGTGTTCGCGCTGACCGGGCTGCGGGTTCAGGAGAACGAGGCGCGTGCCCTGCTGAGCGACCTGGCCCGGTTCCGCGCCAAGTGGGTCGAGGGCGTCGGCCACGACGTGCCCGAAGAGCTGGCCGCGCGCAGGTGGCTGGTCGAGAAGTTCGACGCCACCCTGGAGCTGGTCCCGGCCGAGCTGCGCGACAAGCTGCCGGACGCCGAGCTGTTCCACGAGATCAGCGAGCACCGCTGGTTCCTGTCCGAGTCCGTGGGGCACGACGTGGGGCGCGCCGCCGCGGTCTCCTCCTACGTCGATACGGTGCTGCGTTTCCTGCCGGACTCGCGGGTGGACCTGAGTTCGGGGCCACCGACCGAAGAGTTCGAGCCGATCTTCGACTGA
- a CDS encoding MBL fold metallo-hydrolase produces MSEYTGKVTVGGEMDVRRLPGLTIAKLAVGPMDNNAYLLRCTQTDEGLLIDAANEADRLRGLIVFDGPPVSAVLTTHKHADHWQALDEIVDAAGAAVYAGAEDADELPVAVDERLVHGDVITVGDATLEIIALRGHTPGSIAVLYRDPEGVPHLFTGDSLFPGGVGRTTSPEDFASLLDDVSARVFDVLPDETWFYPGHGDDSTLGEQRPHLAEWRERGW; encoded by the coding sequence ATGAGCGAGTACACCGGGAAGGTCACTGTAGGCGGCGAGATGGACGTGCGCCGCCTGCCCGGGCTGACGATCGCGAAGCTGGCCGTCGGCCCGATGGACAACAACGCCTATCTGCTGCGCTGCACGCAGACCGACGAGGGGCTGCTGATCGACGCGGCCAACGAGGCCGACCGGTTGCGCGGCTTGATCGTGTTCGACGGACCGCCGGTGTCGGCGGTGTTGACCACGCACAAGCACGCCGATCACTGGCAGGCGCTGGACGAGATCGTCGATGCCGCGGGGGCTGCGGTGTACGCGGGGGCGGAGGACGCCGACGAACTGCCGGTCGCCGTCGACGAGCGTCTGGTGCACGGCGACGTGATCACCGTCGGCGACGCGACGCTGGAGATCATCGCGCTGCGCGGCCACACCCCCGGTTCGATCGCGGTGCTGTACCGCGACCCGGAGGGCGTGCCGCACCTGTTCACCGGCGACTCGCTGTTCCCCGGCGGCGTGGGTCGGACGACCTCACCGGAGGACTTCGCGTCCTTGCTGGACGACGTGTCGGCGCGGGTCTTCGACGTGCTGCCGGACGAGACCTGGTTCTACCCCGGACACGGCGACGACTCCACCCTCGGCGAGCAGCGCCCGCACCTGGCCGAGTGGCGCGAGCGCGGCTGGTAA
- a CDS encoding DUF2237 family protein, with product MAGARNVLGGPLQACGRDPVTGFYRDGSCTTGPDDLGSHTVCAVVTREFLAHQQQVGNDLSTPLPQYGFPGLRPGDRWCVVAARWLQAYHDGVAAPVVLASTHEAALAVVPLEALREHAVDVPADPGSLT from the coding sequence ATGGCCGGAGCGCGGAACGTCCTGGGTGGCCCGTTGCAGGCGTGCGGGCGCGACCCGGTGACCGGCTTCTACCGCGACGGCAGCTGCACGACCGGTCCGGACGACCTGGGCAGCCACACGGTGTGTGCGGTGGTGACCCGCGAGTTCCTGGCGCACCAGCAGCAGGTCGGCAACGACCTGAGCACGCCGCTGCCGCAGTACGGCTTCCCCGGTCTGCGGCCGGGGGATCGCTGGTGCGTGGTCGCCGCGCGGTGGCTGCAGGCCTACCACGACGGTGTCGCGGCGCCGGTGGTGCTCGCCTCGACGCACGAGGCGGCGCTGGCGGTCGTGCCGCTGGAGGCGCTGCGCGAGCACGCGGTCGACGTCCCGGCCGATCCGGGCTCGCTGACCTGA
- a CDS encoding PH domain-containing protein, whose translation MTELRLRAPTHLVSPRAIAYWTVRAVLCWLVIGAVEIVVWLGRQHPSGLHLTLLMITVLLAAAHVVVMPQWRYRVHRWEVGDTAVYTQAGWFTQERRIAPVARIQTVDTHRGPLEQLFGLSNVTVTTASAAGPLKIHGLERGVAELLVEDLTVRTQAAGGDGT comes from the coding sequence GTGACCGAGCTCCGCCTGCGCGCGCCGACCCACCTGGTCAGCCCGCGGGCGATCGCGTACTGGACCGTTCGTGCCGTCCTGTGCTGGCTGGTGATCGGTGCCGTCGAGATCGTCGTCTGGCTCGGCCGCCAGCACCCGAGCGGGCTGCACCTGACCCTCCTGATGATCACGGTGCTGCTCGCCGCGGCGCACGTGGTCGTCATGCCGCAGTGGCGCTACCGGGTGCACCGGTGGGAGGTGGGCGACACCGCGGTGTACACGCAGGCCGGTTGGTTCACCCAGGAGCGCCGGATCGCCCCCGTCGCGCGGATCCAGACCGTCGACACGCACCGTGGCCCGCTCGAGCAGCTCTTCGGGCTGTCCAACGTCACGGTCACCACCGCCTCGGCCGCCGGCCCGTTGAAGATCCACGGCCTGGAGCGCGGCGTCGCCGAACTGCTGGTCGAGGATCTCACCGTGCGCACCCAGGCCGCCGGAGGCGACGGGACGTGA